A window of the Gossypium hirsutum isolate 1008001.06 chromosome A05, Gossypium_hirsutum_v2.1, whole genome shotgun sequence genome harbors these coding sequences:
- the LOC121228968 gene encoding uncharacterized protein, producing the protein MGHAEERQPALVYATRCREDGDAPDVITGMFLIYKLPYTALIDIRSRHSYVACNKTESLGDMLEIIANETTGISPLGQSVGVNKLFREVPLVVQGVTFLAELMELPFSEFDLILGMDWLVKHRATLDYAAKRMVLRMGVDKEVVVFGECQNKLSNVISSLRAEKEFLDVSPEELPGLPPSREVEFGTELLLGTVPVSIAPYWMAPKELVELKAQIQELLDRGFIRPSVSPWGAPADECTLRFHGSHESGLSTLLGSTLKEKQLYSKFRYYRRFVEGFLVIAASLTKLLRKGLVPGKEFTVYSDASHVGLGCVLMQEGKDDDLRQSVLWEVHSGLYAMPPGGNKMYQNLHELYWWPGLKREVIEFVKSYQASIGMAPYEALYGKRCRTPTCWTELGKRRVLGPELVADTEDKVLRFGHKGKLSTRFIRPYRVARRIGPVAYQLELPPELGQIHNLFHVSMLRRYRSDPSHVMAIEEIEVRPNLTFKEEPIQIIGRDVKVLRRTSVPLVKVLWRNHKVEEATWQLEEAMRHQHPQRFESGEF; encoded by the exons ATGGGGCATGCTGAGGAAAGAcagccagctttggtttatgctaCTCGTTGCCGAGAGGACGGGGATGCCCCAGATGTGATAACGGGTATGTTTCTTATATATAAGTTACCTTATACAGCCTTGATTGATATTAGATCGAggcattcatatgttgcatgcaatAAGACTGAGTCTTTGGGTGATATGCTTGAGATTATTGCAAATGAAACGACTGGGATAAGTCCATTAGGGCAGTCAGTAggagtgaataagttgtttagggaGGTACCCTTAGTGGTCCAAGGGGTTACCTTTTTAGCGGAATTGATGGAACTGCCGTTTAGCGAATTCGACTTAatcttaggtatggattggttggtgaAGCATCGAGCCACTTTGGATTACGCTGCAAAGCGAATGGTATTAAGAATGGGAGTGGATAAGGAAGTGGTGGTGTTTGGTGAATGTCAGAACAAATTGTCGAACGTGATTTCATCATTAAGGGCTGAAAA GGAATTTTTAGATGTCTCTCCCGAGGAGCTGCCAGGGTTGCCACCCagtagggaagtagaatttggaacCGAGTTGTTACTTGGGACGGTACCGGTGTCTATCGCTCCTTATTGGATGGCACCAAAAGAGTTGGTGGAACTTAAGGCACAGATTCAGGAATTattggatcgaggattcatccGACCAAGTGTGTCCCCATGGGGTGCaccg GCTGACGAATGCACCTTGCGCTTTCATGGATCACATGAATCGGGTCTTTCAAccctacttggatcg actttgaaGGAGAAGCAGCTGTATAGCAAATTCA GATATTATAGGCGGTTTGTTGAGGGCTTTTTGGTAATTGCTGCATCCTTAACTAAGTTGTTAAGGAAGGGG CTAGTGCCTGGGAAGGAGTTTAcggtttatagtgacgcgtcacaTGTAGgcttaggttgcgtattgatgcaagaaggaaag GATGATGATCTAAGGCAGTCTGTTCTATGGGAAGTACATAGCGGTCTCTATGCAATGCCTCCTGGCGGAAACAAGATGTATCAGAATTTGCatgagctttattggtggcctggacttaagcgcgaGGTTATAGAGTTTGTCAAaag ttatcaagcaAGCATTgggatggctccatatgaggcactgtatgggaaAAGGTGTCGGACTCCAACATGTTGGACGGAGTTGGGCAAACGAAGAGTTTTGGGCCCTGAGTTAGTAGccgatactgaggataag GTGTTAAGGTTTGGGCATAAAGGAAAGCTAAGCAcaaggttcattaggccatatcGGGTTGCAAGGCGGATTGGGCCAGTCGCTTATCAGCTGGAATTACCTCCTGAACTAGGCCAAATCCATAACCTATTCCATGTTTCTATGCTGAGACGGTATCGCTCAGATCCTTCCCATGTCATGGCGATTGAAGAAATTGAGGTCAGACCAAACCTAACTTTCAAGGAagagcccatacaaataattggtCGTGATGTTAAGGTACTGAGAAGGACGTCcgttccattagtcaaagtgctttggcgtaatcacaagGTTGAGGAGGCTACTTGGCAACTTGAGGAAGCGATGCGACATCAACATCCTCAACGGTTTGAATCAGGtgaattttga